Within Vicia villosa cultivar HV-30 ecotype Madison, WI linkage group LG1, Vvil1.0, whole genome shotgun sequence, the genomic segment TTGTAAATCTTAGAATCATTAACAGTGATCTTCCTGCCATTGTTCTGCATCTTGCTTCGTAgcataaaccctaaaatcaaaataagaaaaagaGCAGAGCTTGAGAAGAAGCAGAAGAATAAGAAACAATATCCATAAACGAACCAGAAGAAGCTTAACCATAAAACACACAACttgattcaaaagctatgtaTACCTCATACTCTATTCACTATATGTATGGAGACGAGTGAACTTGGAAATGAAGGAGATGAAGGAGAGAGAGGAGATGAATGAGACAAATGTGTTTTGGAGAGAGAATGAAGAAGATAGTTATGTGTGAATAATGAGAGGTGTTAGGGTTTGTAGGATTTAGAGAGAAGAGAAAAAACCGGAGAGAGATTGTGAAAGTGTTGAAAATGTAAAAAGTGTGGAAGGATGGTGGATAGAGAAGAATGAGAGGGAAAAGGGAATTTGAAATAATTGAATGCCACTTGTACAAAAAGACTGTTTTCATTAGTTGGAATTAATTCAATTAGTAAATTACGATAAAGGGCAATTCTTAGTGTTAATTAAAAAGCAAAGAAAGGTAATTTAGACGGTTTGGTGGTATCTTTcattcttagttaggtagttgatatttatatttttctctttttaatattatttatatcatCTCTTACTCAGCATCTTTATTTTTATAGTAATAATCAATATACAAGTATTAAAATAGAAAGtaattttcctctttttttttctttctcatttatataaattttgtatttcATGTAAAATACTTCGTCatttaaaaagagaaagaaagtgtATTAGGAAAAGCTCTATTCTGCCTCAAAGAGGTGGATGTATTATAACCCAACAAATTCTTGCAATGACACACTCTCTATGCCCAATCAGATTCCACGTGGACTCCCATCAACCTCAAACAAAGACACCTACATCCCTTCCCAACACCACACAAATCCAAACATTCAGGTGACTTACAAATTTCAAGTCAAGAAAAAAAACTATGAATTAGTAATTTACTTTTCCACCCTCATTACCATGCCCTTTCAATACAGTCAAAGGTCGATACTATAAAGCTGCATAATGCTAAAACATGATACGCTCACACATTCATGCATATATATGTCTCTCTCACATCTTGCAATGCGTCAAATACATGCAAATGCATTGCTCATTACTTTCTTTATCTTTCGTGTCTTTCTCTTATCTTTCCATCTGTTCTTTTTCCTTCAcctcctttttctttcttctcacCATAAAACCACACACTATCCCATACACAACAACAGAAACAAACAACATATGCTAGAAATGAAGAAGAGTTTCTCTGAATTCTACGAGAAATGGATTTCAAAGCTAGAGGAAATTCACCACCAGCTTCTCAAAGCATCAAAAAGAGAGATGGTGATGAATGAACAAGAGCTTCAAGCACTGGTTTCAAAAGTCACTACTCATTTGAAAGAATACTACACTGTGAAATGGAATGCAGCACATGAAGATGTTGTTGTTTTCTTTTCACCAACATGGGTTACTCCATTGGAAAACGCTTCCCTCTGGATAACCGGGTGGAAACCGTCTACAGTCTTTCGCGTCCTCGAGAAGTTTGACATGTCAgatgaagagaagaagaagatagagGGACTGAAAATGAAGACAAAGATGGAGGAAGAAAAGGTGGAGGGAGAGATGGAGAGGCAGCAAGTGGCTATGGCTGATTTGAAGATGGTGAAGCTGGCGAAAATATCATGCAGAGGTAGGAAAGATGATGCAAGAGTTGATGGGTTGGTTGATGTGGCTTTGAATGGAGTCTTTGGTGGTTTGGAGAAAGTAATGAAAAGCTCTGATTGTGTTAGACTTAAGACAGTTAAAGGGGTTTTGGATGTTCTTAGTCCAATTCAGTCTGTTCATTTTTTGGCAGCACATATTGGTATGCAATTAAGGTTGAGGCAACTTGGGATGAACAAGATCACTCAGAAGGATCCATAGTTTTAGTTTTGTGTAGTATATGTTTAATTTAATAGGCTTAAGTAGCTTATTAATTAAGTTGTTTAGTACCTTCATTAAGTAGAACCCAAAAATGAAAAAACAGTTTAGTTTATGTCTTTATGAGGTTGTAATATTCTTGTTCTGTTGGCTTTAAAAGTTGTTCAATTAATGTAAGATTTTTAGTATGCATTAAGCATTCAAAGAAATAGTATACTACTTAAGAAAATGTTAATGTAAATTTCCTCACCACAGGAAAATTTAACTGATGAGACAGCAAAAggaaaaagtcaataaaaatctGTAAAGTATTGCAGAAGCCACTTATAAATTTGATTTATGTAAatacaagaaagaaagaaaaaatgaaatgTATTTTGTCTAGATTTAGACCAGATACATTTTATATAGGAGTGTAAGACATGAGTATTGTTGTGTCGGTGAATTGCATCATCAGTTTCTTGTCTAGAGACAGTAGAGTGTGTCAAGATGGTATGTAACATGTTACATTGAGGGGACATGTACACGGTGCACATGCAAACATAAACAGTGAGAAAACGTGACACAAGGGATTATAGCATCTCACACGCAAGTTTTATACTATGAGACAAAAAGTCATTTAACCTCAACTCTTGCATGCATTTCACAGTGCACCGGATCTGGtggattttattttatcaaaCCTTTGGGAGATTATCAAAAAAGAGGATGTAATGGCAGTCATTCAATTCTTCACTGGTTGAAAGATTTACTTGACTACAATTCAAATACCTCAGAAGCAGTTaatcttcttcaaaacaaaagTTATGATGGTAACTTGGCCATGAAGGTAGACATTTCCAAAGCATTTAATACTTTAAGCAACTAAAAGGTTTTGGATTTAGTGAGAAAGTTTTTCACTGGATTAATGTTATTCTTTATTCAGCAACCATGTCTGTTTATCAATGGAATCCAAAGAGGATATTTCAATTGTCAAGGAGTCAGACAAGGTGATTCTCTATCTCTATTATTTGTATGCCAGAAGATGTACTAATGAGAAGACTCTCCCAGTTAGTTACtgacaataatatcaatctcatcCATGCCACAAGAAGCTCAATAGTACTTTCCCATGTCCTTTATGCAGATGCTATATTGATTTTCTGCAAGGAAAATGCTAGGCCAATTCACAAGATATGCTAACATTTCATGACAATTATAAATCATGCCAATCAATCACTGCTCAGAGACAATTACACATAgctcaaaaacttgttttttcAGTTGGTGTCCTTCCATTCATCTATCTTGGTGTGCCAATGTTCTGGGGTAAGCTAAAGCCTATCCATTTATAATTCATTGCTCATAATATTAGAGACAAGTTAGATTTTTAAATGGATACTCTTCTATTTGGAATGGTTTAAAAGGAAGCTTTGGAGATTTTAAATATTAAGTTGGATTTTTGGTGATGGAAGCAACGTCAATTCTTGGCCAGATAGTTGGAACGCAATACCTCTGGTGCAAGCTCTGAACATCCCAACTTAGAAACAGCCTCACCTTAAGGcaactataaaatatttatatataaaccaTCAATGGAACAACCTTCCACATTTGTAATTTTCATATCCTTATATATTAAATACAATCTATTACCTCATTATTCATCTAGGTAATGTGGACAACAAATGTATCTAGACTTCTAATGAGGTTGGTGATATTACTCTTAAAATTGATAACAGAAGCACTACTTTATATTCATTTTTCAGGAAAATATAGActcaaaaatttataatattctagGAAATTAAAGCAAATAGATATTATTAAGAGGTTACTATCTCTTAGCCTTCCAACTAAAATAGACTCTTTGTCTTTCCACTAACTTATCAATAAAAACCACTTAATATAACATTAAAGTTTAttcaataaaactcccctgtaaaCTTTAATGTGTCTTCTATCCATCATGTCTATCAATTTCTATCCTCTGTCGAAAATTTCTTTCGATaatggttttgtgaaaatatatgCGGCTTGATCCTTGCTTGCTACATGCCTTAATTCGACTCTTCCTTCCTTCACATGTTCTTGAATGAAGTGGAAGCGAATGTCGATATGtttgcttctttcatgatccatTGGATTCTTTGCTAACTCAATTGCTGATTTGTTGTCCACTTTTATTATTGTTGCACCTACCTGTTTTAGCTCCATTTTGCTCAACAATCTTCTAAGCCATATTGCATGAAAAACACATAAGCAATATCATAAGCATTATGAGTGTACCGAATAAGTCTGCTAACATCATAAGCAATATCAGGTCAAGTACAGTTCATCAAAAACATCAAACTTCCAATTACCTAAGCATACTCATTTTGTGAAACACTATCACCTTTGCATCTCAATATTCACACAATGAACGATCACTCAAAACCATAAATCGATAAGTTGCACTATTTTTAGCATAACTGATGAACACGACATCAAACGTCTTAGATCCAATCGCATCAACTTTAAAAGTAGCCACTCCTACCTTAGCTAGACACCCCCACACTTTAAGAAATTTAAGATTAGGCACATGCCCTCTCCATAATTCATAAGgtgttttgtttagctttttgTGTGGAACTCTATTAAGAATATGTTTGGCAATACAACTTCACCCCACATGTTGTCAGGTAAACCAGAACTGGAAAGTAACGCGTTCATCATTTCTTTGAAAGTTCTGTTTTTCCTTTCGGTTATACCATTATGTTGTGGGCTGTATGGAGCTGTAAGTTCATGAATTATGCCATTGTTCTCACAAAATTCCTTCCAATAATTGGTAACATACTCACCACCTCTATCAAATCCAATCCTTTTGATTTTCCGGTTCAATTGTGTTTCTACTTCTGTCTTATAGGTGTAAAATACATTTTCACCTTCATCTTTGGATCTCAATAAATACAATTTGGTGTATCTAGAATGGTCATCAACACAAG encodes:
- the LOC131622554 gene encoding protein DOG1-like 4, whose product is MSLSHLAMRQIHANALLITFFIFRVFLLSFHLFFFLHLLFLSSHHKTTHYPIHNNRNKQHMLEMKKSFSEFYEKWISKLEEIHHQLLKASKREMVMNEQELQALVSKVTTHLKEYYTVKWNAAHEDVVVFFSPTWVTPLENASLWITGWKPSTVFRVLEKFDMSDEEKKKIEGLKMKTKMEEEKVEGEMERQQVAMADLKMVKLAKISCRGRKDDARVDGLVDVALNGVFGGLEKVMKSSDCVRLKTVKGVLDVLSPIQSVHFLAAHIGMQLRLRQLGMNKITQKDP